In Spirosoma aureum, a single genomic region encodes these proteins:
- a CDS encoding SDR family NAD(P)-dependent oxidoreductase: protein MFSLNNKTALVTGGASGIGLAISQTFAEAGATVHILEINETLARQVADDINASGGRAEAHAIDVSNQAQVVELVGQIAAQGPIHILVNNAGVAHVGKVDTTAEADFDRIFRINVKGVYNCLYAIIPHFKANGGGVILNMASVAASVGIPDRFAYSMSKGAVLTMTLSVAKDYLKDNIRCNCISPARVHTPFVDGFLAKSYPGQEAEMFEKLSKTQPIGRMAEPKEVGALALYLCSDEAGFITGTDYPLDGGFIRLNN, encoded by the coding sequence CTGGCCATTTCTCAAACTTTTGCGGAAGCTGGCGCAACGGTTCACATACTGGAAATCAACGAAACGCTGGCGCGCCAGGTGGCCGATGACATAAACGCGTCGGGTGGCCGTGCTGAAGCGCACGCCATCGATGTGTCGAATCAGGCACAGGTCGTTGAGTTGGTTGGCCAGATTGCGGCACAGGGCCCGATCCATATTCTGGTCAACAACGCGGGTGTTGCGCACGTCGGCAAGGTCGATACAACCGCAGAAGCCGATTTTGATCGAATTTTCCGGATCAATGTCAAAGGGGTTTACAACTGCCTGTATGCCATCATTCCTCACTTTAAAGCCAATGGCGGAGGAGTGATTCTGAATATGGCTTCGGTGGCTGCATCAGTTGGCATTCCGGATCGCTTTGCCTATTCGATGAGCAAAGGTGCCGTGCTGACAATGACCCTGTCTGTGGCGAAAGATTATCTGAAGGACAATATTCGCTGTAACTGCATTTCGCCAGCGAGGGTGCATACACCATTCGTTGATGGATTCCTGGCCAAAAGCTATCCAGGGCAGGAGGCCGAAATGTTTGAGAAACTCTCGAAAACACAGCCCATTGGCCGCATGGCTGAACCTAAAGAAGTGGGAGCTTTAGCTCTCTACCTCTGCTCTGATGAAGCAGGCTTTATTACAGGCACCGATTATCCATTGGATGGCGGCTTTATTCGATTGAATAATTGA
- a CDS encoding fumarylacetoacetate hydrolase family protein, which yields MKLFRFGQPDHEHPGVLLPSGQHIDVTHFGEDFDESFFASNGPERLTHWLASHAQNCPEVPADERFGPCIKRPSKIVCVGLNYAKHAAETNAPVPAEPILFFKATTAIMGPNDNVVIPKRSEKTDWEVELAIIIGRKASYVELDQAMDYVAGYALHNDYSERAWQLERGGQWVKGKSADTYAPLGPYLVTRDEIENPNALRLWLNVNGEPLQDSNTDDMIFNVPTLVSYISQFMTLLPGDVISTGTPAGVGMGLKPQRFLKPGDVVELGIEGLGEQKQTAVSFNG from the coding sequence ATGAAACTATTCCGCTTCGGTCAGCCCGATCACGAGCATCCTGGTGTATTGTTGCCTTCCGGCCAGCACATTGACGTAACCCATTTTGGCGAAGATTTCGATGAATCGTTTTTTGCCAGCAATGGCCCTGAACGATTGACGCATTGGCTCGCTTCTCATGCCCAGAACTGCCCCGAAGTTCCGGCCGATGAACGCTTCGGGCCTTGTATCAAACGCCCATCTAAAATTGTGTGCGTTGGCTTGAACTACGCCAAACACGCAGCCGAAACCAATGCGCCTGTTCCGGCTGAACCAATCCTGTTCTTTAAGGCAACAACCGCGATCATGGGTCCTAACGACAATGTTGTGATTCCAAAGCGGTCTGAAAAAACGGACTGGGAGGTTGAACTGGCCATTATTATTGGTAGGAAAGCCAGTTATGTAGAACTGGATCAAGCGATGGATTATGTGGCTGGCTACGCACTGCATAATGATTACAGCGAACGGGCCTGGCAACTGGAGCGTGGTGGACAGTGGGTGAAGGGCAAGAGTGCCGACACATACGCTCCACTGGGACCGTATCTGGTCACCAGAGACGAGATCGAGAATCCAAATGCTCTTCGTCTTTGGTTGAACGTTAACGGAGAGCCGTTGCAGGATTCCAATACCGACGATATGATTTTCAACGTGCCGACCCTCGTTAGCTACATCAGCCAGTTTATGACCCTGCTTCCGGGCGATGTCATCTCAACCGGAACACCAGCTGGTGTGGGTATGGGCTTGAAACCACAGCGATTCCTGAAACCTGGCGATGTGGTCGAACTGGGGATTGAAGGGCTGGGCGAACAGAAACAGACGGCAGTTTCTTTTAATGGCTAA
- a CDS encoding amidohydrolase family protein, whose translation MIIDAHQHFWHYDPVRDSWITEDMAVIRRDFLPADLEPVLTENGVDGCIAVQASQSEEETMFLVSMAQSYDIVKGVVGWVDLQSPALHDQLQAFSTYKEVKGFRHVAQAEPDDFLMRPAVIQGIRQLAEFGLTYDILIYPSQLKAALHLVREVPEVNFVIDHLAKPYIKKQEISRWSNFMTEIAKNQHVSCKLSGMVTEADWQNWSKKDFFPYLDVAFEQFGPDRLLFGSDWPVCLVAANYTQVKNLIEEYLVPWGDDVQAKVMGANAVTFYSL comes from the coding sequence ATGATTATTGACGCTCACCAACATTTCTGGCACTACGACCCGGTTCGTGATAGCTGGATTACTGAGGATATGGCCGTAATCCGGCGCGATTTCCTGCCCGCTGATCTGGAGCCTGTTCTGACCGAAAACGGAGTTGATGGCTGTATTGCCGTTCAGGCTTCGCAGTCAGAAGAAGAGACAATGTTTCTAGTCAGCATGGCGCAGAGTTACGACATTGTTAAAGGTGTTGTTGGGTGGGTCGATCTGCAATCACCAGCCCTGCACGACCAACTACAGGCGTTCTCGACGTATAAGGAAGTTAAAGGATTTCGGCATGTAGCCCAGGCGGAACCCGACGATTTTCTGATGCGGCCTGCCGTTATTCAGGGTATTCGTCAACTAGCTGAGTTTGGTCTTACCTACGATATCCTGATTTATCCCAGCCAGCTTAAAGCGGCTTTGCATCTGGTGCGCGAGGTTCCGGAAGTGAATTTCGTAATAGATCACCTGGCGAAGCCGTATATCAAAAAGCAGGAAATTAGCCGATGGTCGAATTTTATGACCGAAATCGCTAAAAACCAGCATGTCTCATGCAAACTGTCGGGTATGGTAACCGAGGCCGACTGGCAAAACTGGAGTAAGAAGGATTTTTTCCCATACCTCGACGTAGCCTTTGAACAATTTGGTCCCGACCGGCTGCTGTTTGGCTCCGATTGGCCTGTATGTCTGGTCGCGGCCAATTACACACAGGTTAAAAATCTCATCGAAGAATACCTTGTTCCCTGGGGTGATGATGTTCAGGCGAAAGTGATGGGAGCCAATGCCGTAACGTTTTATAGCCTCTAA
- a CDS encoding L-fucose dehydrogenase, translating into MNLNLTNKIILVTGGAKGIGEGISTVLAAEGAIPVIVGRNEDDNLRAVNAIRETGGQAHQFAAELTKPEDCKRAVEQTLAQFGRIDGLVNNAGVNDGVGLENGSYEDFMASLHRNLVHYYLMAHHALPALKESKGAIVNIGSKVAETGQGNTSAYAAANGGRNALTREWAVELLPYSIRVNCVIVAESWTPLYANWIKTLPNPEKKLQQIVSKIPLEHRMTTTEELANAVAFLLSDKSSHTTGQLIHVDGGYTHLDRSITD; encoded by the coding sequence ATGAATCTAAACCTGACCAATAAAATCATCCTCGTTACGGGCGGGGCAAAAGGCATCGGCGAAGGAATTTCGACAGTCCTGGCGGCAGAAGGAGCCATTCCGGTAATTGTTGGCCGCAACGAAGACGATAACCTTCGGGCGGTTAACGCTATTCGGGAAACGGGTGGACAGGCGCATCAGTTTGCCGCCGAATTAACCAAACCCGAAGACTGTAAGCGTGCCGTTGAGCAAACCCTGGCTCAGTTTGGGCGCATTGACGGACTCGTTAATAATGCGGGGGTTAATGACGGTGTAGGGCTTGAAAATGGTAGTTATGAGGATTTTATGGCATCTCTCCACCGAAATCTGGTCCATTATTACCTGATGGCACATCATGCTTTGCCTGCCCTTAAAGAGTCGAAGGGAGCTATTGTCAATATTGGCTCGAAAGTAGCCGAAACGGGGCAGGGCAACACATCGGCTTATGCCGCTGCCAATGGTGGGCGTAATGCGCTGACCCGCGAATGGGCAGTCGAACTGTTGCCCTATAGTATTCGGGTCAACTGCGTAATTGTGGCTGAAAGCTGGACACCTTTATACGCTAACTGGATTAAAACCTTACCTAATCCAGAGAAAAAACTTCAGCAAATTGTCTCGAAAATTCCGCTCGAGCACCGCATGACAACGACCGAAGAGCTTGCTAATGCAGTTGCATTCCTGTTATCAGATAAATCCAGCCATACGACTGGTCAATTAATTCATGTCGATGGCGGTTATACACACCTTGATCGGTCGATTACTGATTGA
- the fucP gene encoding L-fucose:H+ symporter permease: MALPTPTTPPKIKSGDSGSYGLAFALVTSLFFLWGLANSLNGSLIKQFQIALDLNRFQAGIVDFAFYLGYFFMALPAGYVMRKFGYKRGILFGLLLYGGGAFLFYPAAEVRVYSFFLLALFTMACGIAFLETAANLYVTVLGDPAKSEWRLNFSQSFNGISIILGPIIGALFIFSKTEYTPEMLTAMAPAQAEAIRIEEALSVQGPYLVIGSIIAFVTLLFAITKMPEVGAEEEQAAGKTSIWGVLRHRHLALGVIAQFANVGAQATLWGYFVDLKLDFSRDEHWALAEAYMNAINAITGSPTDLSATQIAGFHASFALVLFMLGRFVGTSLMTRVRPNIVLAIYAIGAVAMVVIAMLAGGLTAVIALSFTYFFQSIQFPTIFALATKGLGVESKIASSLVIMSIVGGALMPLVAGALFAKGAVYALLVPLIGFAFIVYFALNGYRTNTSDLHNPNIAPELAP, encoded by the coding sequence ATGGCTTTACCAACACCAACGACTCCGCCCAAAATTAAGTCGGGCGATAGCGGCAGTTACGGTCTTGCATTTGCACTCGTTACCAGCCTGTTTTTTCTGTGGGGATTGGCTAATAGTCTCAACGGCTCACTCATTAAGCAGTTTCAGATTGCACTTGACCTTAACCGTTTTCAGGCTGGCATCGTCGATTTTGCATTCTATCTGGGCTACTTTTTCATGGCTTTGCCCGCCGGATATGTCATGCGGAAATTTGGCTATAAACGCGGAATTCTGTTTGGCTTATTGCTCTACGGGGGAGGAGCATTCCTGTTTTATCCGGCTGCCGAAGTCCGGGTCTATAGCTTCTTTCTGCTGGCTTTATTCACGATGGCTTGCGGTATTGCTTTTTTAGAAACAGCAGCCAATCTGTACGTTACGGTGCTTGGCGATCCGGCTAAGTCGGAGTGGCGGCTGAACTTCTCACAGTCATTTAATGGCATCAGCATCATTCTTGGGCCAATTATCGGGGCGCTGTTTATCTTCTCCAAAACCGAATACACGCCCGAAATGCTCACTGCCATGGCTCCGGCCCAGGCAGAAGCGATCCGAATCGAGGAAGCACTCTCGGTGCAGGGGCCGTATCTTGTCATCGGTTCGATCATTGCCTTTGTGACCCTGTTGTTTGCCATTACAAAAATGCCCGAAGTGGGCGCTGAGGAAGAACAGGCTGCGGGGAAAACATCCATTTGGGGTGTATTGCGACATCGCCATCTGGCGCTGGGGGTTATTGCACAGTTTGCTAATGTGGGTGCTCAGGCAACTCTATGGGGCTATTTTGTTGATCTTAAGCTCGATTTCTCGCGTGATGAACACTGGGCACTGGCAGAAGCTTATATGAATGCTATTAATGCGATAACCGGCTCACCAACAGATCTGTCGGCGACGCAGATTGCGGGCTTTCACGCTTCGTTCGCACTGGTCCTGTTTATGCTGGGGCGATTCGTTGGTACGTCATTAATGACGCGTGTCAGGCCCAATATCGTTCTGGCTATATATGCCATTGGAGCCGTAGCGATGGTCGTTATCGCTATGCTGGCTGGTGGACTGACGGCAGTGATTGCGTTGAGTTTTACGTATTTCTTCCAGTCAATTCAGTTCCCGACTATCTTCGCGCTGGCTACTAAAGGGCTTGGTGTCGAGTCGAAAATTGCGTCGTCGCTGGTAATTATGAGCATTGTAGGTGGGGCTCTGATGCCATTGGTGGCTGGGGCTTTGTTCGCTAAGGGAGCGGTTTATGCCTTACTGGTTCCGCTAATTGGCTTCGCATTCATCGTCTATTTTGCCCTGAACGGCTATCGGACCAACACCAGTGATCTACATAATCCAAATATTGCACCTGAACTTGCCCCTTAA
- a CDS encoding L-rhamnose mutarotase yields MRYCLALDLKDDPTLIAEYEGYHKKIRPEIEASIRESGITEMEIYRIGNRLFMIMETDETFSFEAKSAADAANPKVQEWEALMSTYQQTLPMAKPGEKWLLMDQIFKM; encoded by the coding sequence ATGCGTTACTGTCTTGCTCTCGACCTCAAAGACGACCCAACTCTAATTGCTGAGTATGAGGGTTATCATAAAAAAATCCGACCCGAAATTGAAGCCAGCATCCGGGAATCGGGTATAACGGAGATGGAGATTTACCGAATCGGTAATCGACTCTTCATGATTATGGAAACCGACGAAACGTTTTCGTTTGAGGCCAAATCGGCCGCTGATGCTGCCAACCCGAAAGTACAGGAATGGGAAGCGCTCATGTCGACCTATCAACAGACCTTGCCGATGGCAAAACCGGGAGAAAAGTGGCTGCTGATGGATCAGATATTTAAGATGTGA
- a CDS encoding sulfatase family protein gives MTWFTNAFLGLITLLGLAAFRWFPVTEMAPPRPNIIIIFSDDHALQAISAYGSPYIRTPNIDRIGREGAVFQNMFCTNSICAPSRATLLTGKYSHSNGHRDNYTTFDASQPMFPMYLQQAGYQTAWIGKWHLKANPQYFDFWEVLPGQGLYYNPNIIQMDGKTVRKEGYVTNLITDDALNWLQNNRDTSKPFCLVIGHKAPHREWQPDTTDLHAFDGQTFPLPATFYDTYEGRKAAQHQDMQITTTMRLGLDLKVDIDTMPIIKRMNPAQLRAWKAYYDPLNQDFKSRNLTGKALDNWKYQRYMHDYLGCVLSVDRNVGRVLDYLDKQGMRDNTLIMYSSDQGFYLGEHGWFDKRFMYEESMHMPLLVRYPPRLKAGSVTNQLFVNTDFAPTILQMAGLPIPADMQGKSFLPLPKPSEARKAVYYHYYEYPADHRVLPHFGVRTDRYKLIYFYGKGEFWEFFDLKTDPNELKNDYNNPKNQAIISQLKKELKKQTLAYKDTEAVDMLAKEGL, from the coding sequence ATGACCTGGTTTACGAACGCTTTTTTGGGATTGATCACACTGCTTGGCCTGGCCGCTTTCCGTTGGTTTCCGGTAACGGAAATGGCTCCTCCCCGGCCAAACATAATCATTATCTTTTCCGACGACCATGCCCTGCAAGCCATCAGCGCTTATGGTAGTCCATACATTCGAACCCCAAACATTGATCGCATTGGGCGCGAAGGGGCCGTGTTTCAGAATATGTTCTGCACTAATTCGATCTGTGCACCTAGCCGGGCAACATTACTCACGGGGAAATACAGCCATAGTAACGGCCACCGCGACAATTACACCACCTTCGACGCTAGCCAGCCGATGTTTCCGATGTACCTGCAACAGGCTGGTTATCAAACCGCCTGGATTGGCAAATGGCATCTTAAAGCTAATCCTCAGTACTTCGATTTCTGGGAAGTACTGCCGGGCCAGGGATTGTATTATAATCCTAATATCATTCAGATGGATGGCAAGACTGTTCGGAAAGAAGGCTATGTGACAAACCTGATTACCGATGATGCGCTGAACTGGCTGCAAAATAACCGGGATACTTCGAAGCCGTTTTGTCTGGTAATTGGTCATAAAGCGCCCCACCGCGAATGGCAACCCGACACCACCGACCTGCACGCGTTTGATGGCCAGACATTTCCGTTACCCGCTACGTTTTATGACACCTACGAAGGCAGAAAAGCGGCCCAGCATCAGGATATGCAGATTACAACCACCATGCGGTTGGGCCTCGACCTGAAAGTCGATATTGATACGATGCCAATCATTAAGCGCATGAATCCGGCTCAACTACGGGCCTGGAAAGCCTACTATGACCCGCTCAATCAAGACTTCAAATCTCGTAATCTGACGGGTAAAGCGCTGGATAACTGGAAGTACCAACGGTATATGCACGATTATCTGGGCTGTGTTTTATCCGTTGATCGGAACGTAGGGCGTGTGCTCGATTACCTGGATAAACAGGGAATGCGCGACAATACTCTGATAATGTATTCATCAGATCAGGGATTTTACCTGGGTGAACACGGCTGGTTCGACAAGCGGTTTATGTACGAGGAGTCGATGCATATGCCGTTGCTGGTTCGGTATCCGCCCAGACTCAAGGCGGGTTCTGTAACGAATCAACTGTTTGTCAACACCGATTTTGCGCCAACTATCCTGCAAATGGCGGGCCTGCCAATCCCGGCTGATATGCAGGGAAAGTCGTTTTTACCGCTGCCCAAACCCAGCGAGGCCCGCAAAGCGGTTTATTACCATTACTACGAATATCCGGCCGATCACCGGGTATTGCCTCATTTTGGTGTTCGCACAGATCGCTACAAACTGATATATTTTTACGGGAAAGGCGAATTCTGGGAGTTTTTTGATTTGAAAACCGACCCAAATGAGCTGAAAAATGACTACAACAATCCCAAAAATCAAGCTATAATCAGCCAGTTAAAAAAGGAACTCAAGAAACAAACACTGGCCTATAAAGACACAGAAGCCGTCGACATGCTGGCCAAAGAAGGGCTCTGA
- a CDS encoding helix-turn-helix domain-containing protein, with product MSIRIQLDERLGVNSYFYARKTCFFTPEQFSTLSVFFEQLSLILTYAGIVQGIFVTLLLNSKSVRESRANLFLSILLLAMSFSVLHILYAGRIMMHFSIKAFRLGDPTFSLIAPLLWFYTQELTGQRAKQSIRLTVHFIPFLVLIFFSLILKKIPSDDPLIIHLNGHSHWLAILFWLFVVVQFSVYLFFINKRWLSYQRFIEQEVSNTENVSIAWVRFFMGIFLGITLFFLLVLINLIHHGNMAWINRTIAVIFSLSIFALGYKGILQKEVFQIDDVEIPANSASAETVIKKPDQRLIDRLRLFMEDEKPYLDPELTLSSLAKQLNLSRSVLSHLINEGVGDNFYDFVNKYRVEQVKEFMNDPKMKHFSLLGVALEAGFKSKSTFNLIFKRFTGLTPTEYMKTVSK from the coding sequence GTGTCCATCAGAATCCAGCTGGACGAGCGACTTGGCGTCAATTCGTACTTTTACGCCCGTAAAACGTGTTTTTTCACTCCAGAGCAATTCAGCACCTTGTCGGTATTTTTCGAACAGCTTTCTCTGATTTTAACCTATGCAGGCATTGTACAGGGAATTTTTGTTACGTTGCTCCTGAACAGCAAGAGCGTTCGGGAGAGCCGGGCGAATCTGTTTCTCTCCATTTTGCTCCTGGCCATGTCGTTCAGTGTCCTGCACATTTTATATGCCGGACGGATAATGATGCATTTTTCCATCAAAGCCTTCCGGCTTGGTGATCCTACTTTTTCCCTTATTGCTCCTTTGTTATGGTTTTATACTCAAGAACTTACGGGACAGAGAGCCAAACAATCGATTCGGTTAACCGTTCATTTTATCCCGTTCCTGGTACTGATATTTTTCTCCCTTATTCTAAAAAAAATACCTTCCGACGATCCCCTGATAATCCATTTAAATGGTCATTCACATTGGCTGGCTATTCTGTTCTGGCTATTCGTGGTCGTACAATTTTCAGTGTATCTATTCTTTATCAATAAACGATGGCTGTCGTATCAGCGATTCATTGAACAGGAGGTCTCCAATACCGAGAATGTTAGCATTGCCTGGGTACGCTTTTTTATGGGGATCTTTCTGGGAATCACACTCTTTTTTCTGCTTGTTCTGATTAACCTGATTCATCATGGCAATATGGCCTGGATAAATCGAACCATTGCAGTAATTTTCTCGCTGTCTATATTCGCTCTAGGCTACAAAGGGATACTTCAGAAGGAGGTTTTTCAGATTGATGACGTAGAAATTCCGGCGAATTCAGCTTCGGCGGAAACTGTGATTAAGAAACCCGACCAGCGGCTGATCGATCGTTTACGCCTGTTCATGGAAGACGAAAAGCCTTACCTCGATCCGGAATTAACTCTCAGCAGTCTGGCTAAACAGCTTAATCTTAGCCGTAGTGTTTTGTCGCACCTGATCAATGAAGGCGTAGGCGATAATTTTTACGATTTCGTGAATAAATACCGTGTCGAGCAGGTAAAGGAATTTATGAATGATCCTAAAATGAAACACTTTAGTCTGCTGGGAGTAGCCCTGGAAGCCGGGTTTAAATCTAAATCGACCTTCAATCTGATCTTCAAACGCTTTACTGGCCTGACCCCAACCGAGTATATGAAAACGGTTTCGAAATAA
- a CDS encoding ABC transporter ATP-binding protein, with product MNKVQHKNAIELTSVTKSFTLASGSFQALKNVTLRIPAGQLVAVTGKSGSGKSTLLNLITGIDKPSEGSVSVNGVHIDKLSESALASWRGRTIGVVFQFFQLLPTLTILENVMLPMDFCDSYPKKDRKVRALQQLDRVGILDQADKFPSALSGGQQQRAAIARALANDPPIVVADEPTGNLDSQTASSIFLLFASLAHAGKTVIVVTHEKEFSAFFENTIAISDGVITNTSTVSA from the coding sequence ATGAACAAGGTGCAACATAAAAACGCAATCGAACTCACCAGCGTCACGAAATCATTTACGCTGGCTTCCGGCTCATTTCAGGCCTTGAAAAATGTTACCCTTCGTATTCCGGCGGGGCAATTGGTGGCCGTAACCGGCAAATCGGGTAGTGGGAAATCCACATTGCTCAACCTCATTACCGGTATAGACAAGCCATCCGAAGGAAGTGTTTCAGTCAATGGAGTTCATATTGACAAACTTTCAGAGAGCGCGCTGGCTTCCTGGCGGGGCCGAACCATTGGGGTAGTGTTCCAGTTCTTTCAGCTGCTTCCTACGCTGACAATTCTGGAGAATGTAATGCTACCCATGGATTTCTGCGATTCATACCCGAAAAAGGACAGGAAAGTACGAGCTCTCCAGCAGTTAGATCGGGTAGGCATTCTTGACCAGGCTGATAAGTTTCCCTCGGCCTTATCGGGTGGTCAGCAGCAACGGGCGGCCATTGCAAGGGCTTTGGCAAACGACCCTCCCATTGTCGTTGCCGATGAACCAACCGGTAATCTGGATTCTCAAACGGCATCCTCCATTTTCCTATTGTTCGCTTCGCTGGCTCATGCAGGTAAAACCGTCATTGTTGTTACCCACGAAAAAGAATTCTCGGCCTTTTTTGAGAATACGATCGCTATTTCGGATGGGGTTATTACCAATACATCCACGGTATCAGCCTAA
- a CDS encoding FtsX-like permease family protein: MKIRYLKVLRDLTSDYPKNLMLVLAIAIGVFGIGSILGGYAVVKREMAVNYLGTQPASATIELEEGISRELVDRVKTLPGIQEADRRATLQARMKIHDKWYPLLLFVIDDFRKLRISKFNHVSGDTEPALGAMLAERTALGMMDAGEGAEITIKTQNGSPKLIRITGTVHDPGLAPAWQEQAGYGYITLATLHWLGESQNFDQLKIKVNTQENSRQHITQQAKAVAAWLTKEGYAIHEIQVPPPNRHPHQGQMNAVMSIFIVFSFLILILASILVATSMATLMVKHIRQIGVMKTIGANSGQIARLYLFMMFLLCLAALSIGIPFSWLAASIFYTKIAVLLNIDLTDRSIPNWVFLVQMGTGIIIPVLAVSVPVIRGSRLSVRSAMDHYGLSQTSSLHSNWVTRLTQARFLGDTLKLSLRNAFRQRSRLGMTLGLLAAGGATFMTAMNVSEAWTNNLRRIYTQRLYDLEIRLNQPIQAETLVEKLKNIPGVKIVERGNYAPASFLKDGPYSITQTYPDKGHGSFTIQAIPIPTRLLKPTLLEGNWLSKRNATDVVLNQLARAVSPGIKLGDTLTLSVDGKATTWNVIGFTEDVGSPATAYVSSDAFARYMATDGRSTSLRIAFMDRNKAYAADKTRAVEKVLERDNIPVRSSVPVWLLHNAIAGHMKILINSLLAMAILMALVGTLGLLSTMSMNVMERTREIGVMRAIGATPRKIRNLIVWEGLAIGAISIVLAFGFSLLLSTYLGRFIGNMAFRTQLGLIISPLACSIWVGIIIAGSYLATLFPARRANKLTTREALAYE; this comes from the coding sequence ATGAAAATCAGATACCTGAAAGTCCTGCGGGACCTGACATCGGATTACCCGAAAAACCTGATGCTAGTCCTCGCAATTGCCATTGGCGTATTTGGGATTGGTAGCATCCTGGGCGGTTATGCGGTCGTGAAGCGGGAAATGGCAGTGAATTACCTGGGCACCCAACCAGCCTCGGCCACTATTGAGCTGGAAGAAGGTATTTCGCGTGAACTAGTCGATCGTGTAAAAACGCTGCCCGGTATTCAGGAAGCCGACCGGCGCGCTACGTTGCAGGCCAGAATGAAAATCCACGATAAGTGGTATCCCTTACTGCTTTTTGTTATTGACGATTTCAGGAAGCTACGTATCAGTAAATTCAATCATGTATCTGGCGATACCGAACCTGCACTAGGGGCGATGCTTGCCGAACGAACGGCGTTGGGCATGATGGATGCCGGAGAAGGGGCAGAAATTACGATAAAAACCCAAAACGGTTCACCAAAGCTAATCCGAATAACGGGCACTGTCCACGATCCGGGGCTGGCTCCGGCCTGGCAGGAACAGGCTGGTTATGGGTACATTACGCTGGCTACGCTGCACTGGCTGGGAGAGAGCCAAAATTTTGATCAGCTCAAAATAAAGGTGAATACGCAGGAAAACTCCAGGCAGCACATTACCCAGCAGGCAAAAGCGGTTGCGGCCTGGCTAACGAAGGAAGGCTATGCGATCCACGAAATTCAGGTTCCACCACCGAATCGGCACCCTCATCAGGGTCAAATGAATGCCGTGATGTCCATTTTTATCGTATTCAGTTTTCTTATTCTGATTCTGGCATCCATTCTGGTTGCTACATCAATGGCTACGCTGATGGTGAAACATATTCGTCAGATTGGCGTCATGAAAACAATTGGTGCTAACTCGGGGCAGATCGCCAGACTTTATCTGTTTATGATGTTTTTGCTCTGTCTGGCAGCTTTAAGTATCGGCATACCCTTCAGTTGGCTGGCTGCCTCGATCTTCTACACAAAAATTGCCGTGCTGCTCAATATCGACCTGACCGATCGCTCGATACCGAATTGGGTGTTTCTGGTACAGATGGGTACTGGTATTATCATACCTGTTCTGGCCGTTTCGGTTCCCGTTATCCGGGGAAGCAGGCTGTCGGTACGGAGCGCTATGGATCATTATGGATTATCACAAACGAGTTCGCTTCATTCAAACTGGGTTACCCGGCTAACTCAGGCCCGCTTTTTAGGCGATACGCTTAAGCTTTCTCTGCGGAATGCTTTTCGTCAACGCTCACGATTGGGTATGACACTCGGTTTACTGGCCGCTGGTGGAGCTACGTTTATGACGGCGATGAATGTCTCAGAAGCCTGGACTAATAACCTCCGCCGAATTTATACGCAACGGTTATATGATCTTGAAATACGGCTAAATCAGCCTATTCAAGCCGAAACGCTGGTGGAAAAACTGAAGAATATACCTGGGGTGAAGATCGTGGAAAGGGGTAATTATGCCCCGGCTTCATTCCTGAAGGATGGCCCTTATAGCATTACGCAAACGTATCCAGATAAAGGGCACGGCAGTTTTACGATACAGGCGATTCCGATTCCTACCCGATTATTAAAACCCACCTTACTCGAAGGGAACTGGTTAAGTAAGCGTAACGCAACCGATGTGGTATTGAATCAGTTAGCCCGCGCCGTATCGCCGGGTATCAAACTAGGTGACACCCTAACGCTATCCGTCGACGGAAAAGCAACAACCTGGAATGTGATCGGATTTACGGAAGATGTTGGTTCTCCGGCAACCGCTTATGTTTCTTCAGATGCCTTTGCCAGGTACATGGCTACTGACGGACGCTCTACATCATTGCGTATTGCGTTTATGGATCGGAATAAAGCGTATGCCGCAGACAAAACCCGTGCAGTTGAAAAAGTACTTGAGCGAGATAATATCCCCGTTCGTTCGAGCGTTCCGGTCTGGCTGTTGCATAATGCCATTGCGGGCCACATGAAGATCTTAATAAATTCACTACTGGCAATGGCCATACTCATGGCATTGGTCGGTACGCTTGGGTTACTGTCTACGATGAGTATGAATGTTATGGAGCGAACGCGCGAAATCGGTGTGATGCGGGCCATTGGCGCAACGCCACGAAAAATCAGAAACCTGATTGTGTGGGAGGGACTGGCAATTGGGGCCATAAGTATTGTACTCGCCTTTGGATTCTCTCTTCTTCTATCAACCTATCTTGGGCGTTTTATTGGCAATATGGCTTTCCGTACGCAATTAGGACTCATAATTTCACCGCTTGCTTGTAGTATCTGGGTCGGAATTATTATAGCCGGTTCCTATCTGGCAACTTTATTTCCAGCGCGCCGGGCAAACAAGCTCACCACACGCGAAGCCCTGGCTTATGAGTAA